A genomic window from Agrobacterium tumefaciens includes:
- a CDS encoding LacI family DNA-binding transcriptional regulator produces MEEFSEFVGLSRPTVSKYFNDPASVRKKTRDTIEDALKKSGFRPNIFAVNLNRRRSNIIGIIIPNSTDPFYMALTSRIELIANEAGFLAFVLSSDGKAEIEDRAIRTFKSMNVAGAIIAPLGVKSHRATLEQLAASIPIVYVDSPLDETSAFVGTDNRQSVGLMVDYLCRSGEPPCFFDMPQVNTNAATRRTAYEEAMQRLGFEPHVIDVPGIVTWDFERFAFDEASRLLDGAGHLPSRTILCANDRIAFGVIAAAFQKGIKVGHGADYDLRVAGHDDHPLSRYACPPITTVAQNYNEIGRLSIELLLQKLNEEADDAATRMRERILLSADLMLRKSA; encoded by the coding sequence ATGGAAGAATTTTCGGAATTCGTCGGCCTTTCCCGCCCGACCGTTTCGAAATACTTCAATGATCCGGCCTCGGTTCGCAAGAAGACGCGGGACACCATCGAGGATGCGCTGAAGAAATCGGGATTCAGGCCCAATATCTTCGCCGTCAACCTCAACCGCCGCCGCTCCAATATCATCGGCATCATCATTCCGAACTCCACCGACCCGTTTTATATGGCGCTAACGAGCCGTATCGAACTCATCGCCAATGAGGCTGGGTTCCTTGCCTTCGTGCTGTCTTCGGATGGCAAGGCGGAAATCGAAGACCGGGCCATCCGCACCTTCAAGTCGATGAATGTCGCCGGTGCGATCATCGCCCCGCTTGGCGTCAAATCCCATCGCGCGACGCTGGAGCAACTCGCGGCCAGCATTCCCATCGTTTATGTCGATTCGCCGCTGGATGAGACCTCGGCCTTTGTCGGCACCGACAATCGCCAGAGCGTCGGGCTGATGGTGGATTATCTCTGCCGTTCGGGCGAGCCGCCCTGTTTCTTCGACATGCCGCAGGTCAACACCAATGCCGCGACACGCCGCACGGCCTATGAGGAGGCGATGCAGCGTCTTGGTTTCGAACCGCATGTGATCGATGTGCCCGGCATCGTCACCTGGGATTTCGAGCGTTTCGCTTTTGATGAAGCGAGCCGGCTGCTGGATGGGGCAGGGCATTTGCCATCCCGCACCATTTTATGCGCCAATGACCGTATTGCCTTCGGCGTCATCGCCGCCGCTTTCCAGAAGGGCATCAAGGTTGGTCACGGCGCGGATTACGATCTCAGGGTTGCCGGTCATGACGATCATCCGTTGTCGCGTTATGCCTGCCCGCCGATTACCACGGTGGCGCAGAATTATAACGAGATCGGCAGGCTGTCGATCGAGCTTCTGTTGCAGAAGCTGAACGAAGAGGCGGATGATGCCGCCACCCGGATGCGGGAACGCATCCTGCTCAGCGCCGATCTGATGCTGCGTAAATCGGCCTGA
- a CDS encoding D-altritol 5-dehydrogenase, protein MHAIQFVEKGRAVLAELPVADLPPGHALVRVKASGLCHTDIDVLHARYGDGAFPVIPGHEYAGEVAAVASDVTDIKAGDRVAVDPNLPCGTCVSCRKGLTNLCSTLKAYGVSHNGGFAEFSVVRADHLHGIGSMPYHVAALAEPLACVVNGMQSAGIGESGVVPESALVFGAGPIGLLLALSLKARGIATVTMADINESRLAFAENLGLKVAVSGSQALLRQQKSFDLVADATGIAPVAEAMIPLVADGGTALFFGVCAPDARISVAPFEIFRRQLKLVGSHSLNRNIPQALAILETDGDVMARLVSHRLPLSEMLPFFTKKPSDPATMKVQFAAE, encoded by the coding sequence ATGCATGCCATTCAATTCGTCGAGAAGGGACGCGCCGTGCTGGCGGAACTCCCCGTCGCCGATCTGCCGCCGGGCCACGCGCTTGTGCGGGTCAAGGCTTCGGGGCTTTGCCACACCGATATAGACGTGCTGCATGCGCGTTATGGTGACGGTGCGTTTCCCGTCATTCCCGGCCATGAATATGCCGGTGAAGTTGCGGCCGTGGCTTCCGATGTCACTGATATCAAGGCCGGTGACCGGGTGGCCGTCGATCCCAATCTGCCCTGCGGCACCTGCGTCAGCTGCAGGAAGGGGCTGACCAACCTTTGCAGCACGCTGAAGGCCTATGGCGTTTCCCATAATGGCGGCTTTGCGGAATTCAGCGTGGTGCGTGCGGATCACCTGCACGGCATCGGTTCCATGCCCTATCATGTCGCAGCGCTGGCCGAACCGCTCGCCTGCGTCGTCAACGGCATGCAGAGCGCTGGCATTGGTGAGAGTGGCGTGGTGCCGGAGAGTGCGCTTGTGTTTGGTGCCGGTCCCATCGGCCTGCTGCTGGCCCTGTCGCTGAAAGCACGCGGCATTGCCACGGTAACGATGGCCGATATCAATGAAAGCAGACTGGCCTTTGCCGAAAATCTCGGGCTCAAGGTGGCGGTTTCCGGCTCGCAAGCGCTCCTGCGGCAGCAGAAGTCTTTTGATCTTGTGGCCGATGCGACGGGTATTGCCCCCGTTGCGGAAGCGATGATCCCGCTGGTTGCGGATGGCGGCACCGCGCTGTTTTTCGGCGTCTGCGCGCCGGATGCCCGCATTTCGGTGGCGCCTTTCGAAATCTTCCGGCGGCAGCTGAAGCTTGTCGGCTCGCATTCGCTGAACCGTAACATCCCGCAGGCGCTCGCCATTCTGGAAACGGATGGCGATGTCATGGCGCGGCTCGTCTCGCACCGGTTGCCGCTTTCGGAGATGCTGCCGTTCTTTACGAAGAAACCATCCGATCCGGCCACGATGAAAGTGCAATTTGCAGCCGAATGA
- a CDS encoding galactitol 2-dehydrogenase, with translation MRLKNKVALITGAARGIGLGFAQAFADEGAKVIIADIDIARATASAAAAIGPAAKAVKLDVTDLSEIDAVVKAVDEEFGGIDILVNNAAIFDMAPINGITKESYERVFDINLKGPLFMMKAVSNVMIARARGGKIINMASQAGRRGEALVTLYCASKAAIISATQSAALALVKHGINVNAIAPGVVDGEHWEVVDAEFAKWEGLKPGEKKAAVAKSVPIGRFATPDDIKGLAVFLASADSDYILAQTYNVDGGNWMS, from the coding sequence ATGAGATTGAAGAACAAGGTCGCGCTGATCACCGGCGCCGCCCGCGGTATCGGCCTTGGTTTCGCGCAGGCTTTTGCCGATGAAGGCGCGAAGGTGATTATCGCCGATATCGATATTGCCCGCGCGACGGCTTCCGCCGCCGCCGCCATCGGCCCTGCCGCCAAGGCCGTGAAGCTGGATGTGACCGATCTTTCCGAGATCGACGCCGTGGTGAAGGCGGTGGATGAAGAGTTCGGCGGTATCGATATTCTCGTCAACAATGCCGCGATCTTCGACATGGCGCCGATCAACGGCATTACCAAAGAGAGCTATGAGCGGGTGTTCGACATCAATCTCAAGGGGCCGCTGTTCATGATGAAGGCCGTCTCCAATGTGATGATCGCCCGTGCGCGCGGCGGCAAGATCATCAATATGGCGAGCCAGGCCGGACGGCGCGGCGAGGCGCTCGTCACGCTTTATTGCGCCTCCAAGGCGGCGATCATTTCCGCCACGCAATCGGCGGCGCTGGCGCTCGTTAAACACGGCATCAATGTCAACGCCATTGCGCCCGGTGTGGTGGATGGCGAGCATTGGGAAGTGGTCGATGCGGAATTCGCCAAATGGGAAGGCCTGAAGCCGGGTGAGAAGAAGGCGGCGGTGGCCAAATCCGTGCCGATCGGCCGTTTCGCGACGCCTGATGACATCAAAGGGTTGGCGGTTTTCCTCGCCTCCGCCGACAGCGACTATATTCTCGCCCAGACATATAATGTCGATGGCGGCAACTGGATGAGCTGA
- a CDS encoding ABC transporter substrate-binding protein codes for MSKFIGILSSSVVGAGLLAGLAQAEEINIATVNNGDMIIMQKLSSAWEKETGNKINWIVLEENVLRERVTTDIATNGGQFDIMTIGGYEAPIWGKQGWLAPVDDLGDDYDYADLLDPIKKGLTVDGKLYAVPFYTESSFTLYRKDLFDAAGLKMPDNPTYDQIKDFAAKLTDKSKQQYGICLRGKPGWGENMAFLGTMINTYGGRWFDMDWKPQLTSEPWKKAIADYVALMTSYGPPGAAANGFNENQTLFSSGRCAMWIDATSAAGRVYDPKQSQVADKTAFTRAPVEVTPNGSSWSWSWNLAIPNSTKKLETAKSFVKWATSKSYVKTVGESEGWVAVPPGTRKSTYELPEYKKAAPFADTVLKAIMSADPSKPTKDPVPYTGVQFVAIPEFQSIGTVVGQQIAAALSGQQTVDAALEGAQKQVERDMTRAGYIK; via the coding sequence ATGAGCAAATTCATTGGAATTCTGTCGTCGTCTGTGGTGGGAGCGGGCCTTTTGGCCGGGCTGGCGCAGGCGGAAGAAATCAACATCGCCACCGTGAATAATGGCGACATGATCATCATGCAGAAGCTTTCCAGCGCCTGGGAGAAGGAAACAGGCAACAAGATCAACTGGATCGTGCTGGAAGAGAATGTTCTGCGCGAACGCGTCACCACCGATATCGCCACCAATGGCGGCCAGTTCGACATCATGACCATCGGCGGTTACGAAGCGCCGATCTGGGGCAAGCAGGGCTGGCTGGCGCCGGTCGACGATCTCGGCGACGATTACGATTACGCCGATCTGCTCGACCCGATCAAAAAGGGCCTGACGGTGGATGGCAAGCTTTACGCCGTGCCGTTCTACACCGAAAGCTCGTTCACGCTTTACCGCAAGGACCTGTTCGACGCCGCCGGCCTGAAAATGCCTGATAATCCGACCTACGACCAGATCAAGGATTTCGCTGCCAAGCTGACCGACAAGTCGAAACAGCAATATGGCATATGCCTGCGCGGCAAGCCGGGCTGGGGCGAAAACATGGCCTTCCTCGGCACCATGATCAACACCTATGGCGGCCGCTGGTTCGACATGGACTGGAAACCGCAGCTGACGAGCGAGCCGTGGAAAAAGGCGATTGCGGATTATGTGGCGCTGATGACCTCTTACGGCCCGCCCGGTGCGGCCGCCAACGGCTTCAACGAAAACCAGACGCTGTTTTCATCCGGCCGTTGCGCCATGTGGATCGACGCCACCTCGGCGGCGGGCCGCGTTTATGACCCCAAGCAGAGCCAGGTTGCCGACAAGACCGCGTTTACCCGTGCTCCGGTCGAGGTAACGCCTAACGGTTCGAGCTGGTCGTGGTCGTGGAACCTTGCCATTCCCAACAGCACGAAGAAGCTTGAAACCGCCAAGTCCTTCGTCAAATGGGCGACCTCGAAGTCCTATGTGAAGACGGTTGGTGAAAGCGAAGGCTGGGTGGCCGTGCCGCCGGGCACGCGCAAATCCACCTACGAGCTGCCGGAATACAAGAAGGCCGCACCCTTTGCGGATACCGTGCTGAAGGCGATCATGTCTGCCGATCCGTCCAAGCCGACCAAGGATCCGGTGCCCTATACCGGTGTGCAGTTCGTGGCCATACCGGAATTCCAGTCCATCGGTACGGTTGTCGGCCAGCAGATCGCGGCCGCCCTTTCCGGCCAGCAGACCGTCGATGCGGCGCTCGAAGGCGCGCAGAAGCAGGTCGAGCGTGACATGACCCGCGCGGGCTACATCAAGTAG
- a CDS encoding tagatose kinase encodes MRQASALAPQTQGPTITAGEILVEIMATTVGNGFLEPQTLIGPFPSGAPAIFIDQVARCGGTAGIIAAVGDDDFGRLNVERLRRDGVDVSAIATIPDRPTGSAFVRYRENGARDFVFNIAHSAASETQMTDEAQALIEKAGHVHVMGSAFAIAGIGEIILEAIKSVKARGGSVSFDPNIRKELAQGDAGRRLIDDLLAVTDLLLPSGEELQAASGLDDEDAAIEKLLVSGVGEIVLKRGAKGASHFSRAHGRIDAPGLKVTEIDPTGAGDCFGATYLTCRRLGMHPGQALAYANASGAHNVIRRGPMEGAASLAELDAFIAAQLSEEVP; translated from the coding sequence ATGAGGCAGGCATCTGCACTGGCGCCGCAGACCCAGGGCCCGACCATCACGGCCGGGGAAATCCTCGTGGAGATCATGGCGACGACGGTGGGAAATGGCTTTCTTGAGCCGCAGACGTTGATCGGCCCTTTCCCGAGCGGCGCACCCGCCATCTTCATCGATCAGGTGGCGCGCTGCGGCGGAACCGCCGGCATCATCGCGGCAGTCGGTGACGATGATTTCGGCCGCCTCAATGTCGAAAGGCTGCGCCGTGACGGCGTCGACGTCTCGGCCATCGCCACTATTCCAGATCGCCCGACCGGCAGCGCCTTCGTGCGCTACCGCGAGAACGGCGCGCGCGACTTCGTTTTCAACATCGCCCATTCAGCGGCCAGTGAAACGCAAATGACCGATGAAGCGCAGGCGCTCATCGAAAAAGCCGGCCATGTGCACGTCATGGGGTCGGCCTTCGCGATAGCCGGCATTGGCGAAATCATTCTCGAAGCCATCAAGAGCGTCAAGGCACGCGGCGGCTCGGTCTCCTTCGATCCGAACATCCGCAAGGAACTGGCGCAGGGTGATGCCGGCCGCAGGCTGATCGACGATCTGCTTGCCGTCACCGATCTCCTGCTGCCGTCAGGCGAGGAACTTCAGGCGGCCTCCGGTCTGGACGATGAGGATGCTGCGATAGAGAAGCTGCTCGTCTCCGGTGTCGGTGAAATCGTGCTGAAACGCGGCGCGAAGGGCGCAAGCCATTTCAGCCGCGCCCATGGGCGCATCGACGCCCCCGGCCTGAAGGTCACGGAAATCGACCCGACCGGTGCCGGCGACTGTTTCGGCGCAACCTACCTCACCTGCCGCCGCCTCGGCATGCACCCCGGACAGGCGCTCGCTTATGCCAATGCATCGGGCGCCCACAACGTCATCAGGCGCGGCCCGATGGAGGGCGCCGCCAGCCTTGCCGAACTCGACGCCTTCATCGCCGCGCAATTGTCGGAGGAAGTCCCATGA
- a CDS encoding D-tagatose-bisphosphate aldolase, class II, non-catalytic subunit produces MTAILENLAAARRAGKPAGITSVCSAHPVVLRAAIRRAAASKTAVLIEATCNQVNHLGGYTGMTPLDFVAFVNSIASEEGLPAELLIFGGDHLGPNPWRREKAEDALTKAAAMVEAYVSAGFRKIHLDASMGCAGEPVALDDVTIANRAAKLAAVAEKAATDAGLPKPLYILGTEVPVPGGADHVLDTVAPTEPQAARNTIDLHREIFAQHGLSQAFERVIAFVVQPGVEFGSDNVVAYDPQAAQSLSAVLDGEPQLVFEAHSTDYQTETALTALVHDGYPILKVGPGLTFAYREALYALDMIASEMVGTYGDRPLARTMEKLMLSAPGDWQGHYHGDDITLRLQRHYSYSDRIRYYWTRPEALAAVSALHKALDGKTIPETLLRQYLGELPLAAVAGRTMEEVLVAAVDQVLATYHAATGEARH; encoded by the coding sequence ATGACCGCCATTCTGGAAAATCTAGCCGCCGCGCGCCGCGCCGGTAAACCTGCGGGCATCACGTCTGTCTGTTCGGCCCACCCCGTTGTCCTGCGCGCCGCAATCCGCCGCGCCGCCGCCAGCAAGACAGCCGTGCTGATCGAGGCGACCTGCAATCAGGTCAATCATCTCGGCGGTTATACCGGCATGACGCCGCTGGATTTTGTTGCCTTCGTCAACAGCATCGCCTCCGAAGAAGGGCTGCCCGCCGAACTGCTGATCTTCGGCGGCGATCATCTCGGCCCCAACCCCTGGCGCCGGGAAAAGGCCGAGGACGCGCTGACAAAAGCCGCCGCCATGGTCGAAGCCTATGTTTCAGCTGGTTTTCGCAAGATCCACCTCGATGCATCCATGGGCTGCGCCGGTGAACCGGTGGCTTTAGACGACGTAACGATTGCCAACCGCGCCGCGAAACTCGCAGCCGTCGCCGAAAAGGCCGCCACCGATGCCGGCCTGCCCAAACCGCTCTACATTCTCGGCACCGAAGTGCCGGTGCCCGGTGGTGCAGACCATGTGCTCGACACGGTTGCGCCGACCGAACCACAGGCGGCGCGCAACACCATCGATCTGCACCGCGAAATATTCGCGCAGCACGGCCTTTCGCAAGCCTTCGAACGGGTCATCGCCTTCGTCGTACAGCCCGGCGTGGAATTCGGCAGCGACAATGTTGTCGCTTATGATCCGCAGGCAGCGCAGAGCCTCAGCGCCGTGCTGGACGGCGAACCGCAACTGGTCTTCGAAGCCCATTCGACCGATTACCAGACGGAGACAGCACTTACCGCACTCGTGCATGACGGATATCCGATCCTCAAAGTTGGCCCCGGCCTCACCTTCGCTTACCGGGAAGCGCTTTACGCTCTTGATATGATCGCCTCCGAAATGGTCGGCACCTATGGCGACCGGCCGCTGGCGCGGACCATGGAAAAATTGATGTTAAGCGCACCGGGCGACTGGCAGGGCCATTACCATGGCGATGACATCACGCTCCGATTGCAGCGCCACTACAGCTACAGCGACCGCATCCGTTATTACTGGACGCGGCCGGAAGCGCTTGCAGCCGTTTCCGCCTTGCATAAGGCGCTGGATGGGAAGACAATTCCCGAAACCCTGCTGCGCCAGTATCTCGGTGAGTTGCCGCTCGCGGCGGTTGCGGGCAGGACGATGGAGGAGGTTCTGGTCGCGGCGGTGGATCAGGTGCTGGCGACCTACCATGCAGCGACGGGCGAAGCCCGCCACTAG